The Argentina anserina chromosome 3, drPotAnse1.1, whole genome shotgun sequence genome includes a region encoding these proteins:
- the LOC126788887 gene encoding vacuolar cation/proton exchanger 3-like encodes MGSQEDFIINNIENGISDDRKDLVSGNNNMNGENKEQSVGKTPQNLSSSMVRKKSDPILITNVRFQMLRNFVNNLQEVILGTKLAVLFPAIPLAIAADFYHFGRPWVFALSLLGLTPLAERVSFLTEQIAYFTGPTVGGLLNATCGNATEMIIAIFALHENKIDVVKYSLLGSILSNLLLVLGTSLLCGGLANIKKEQRYDRKQADVNSLLLLLGLLCHMLPLLFRYASGVGSFYATSTLQLSRASSIFMLIAYVAYIFFQLKTHRQVFDSQEEDDEEEEKPVIGCWSAFGWLVGMTIIIALLSEYVVGTIEAASNSWGISVTFISIILLPIVGNAAEHAGSIIFALKNKLDISLGVSLGSASQISMFVVPLSVIVAWIMGIEMDLDFSLLETGSLAFTIIITAFTLQDGTSHYLKGIILFLCYIIIAACFFVDKTPMNDSNGSKLENVLELSSNYYAGVLFA; translated from the exons ATGGGATCACAGGaggatttcatcatcaacaatATTGAGAATGGAATAAGCGATGATCGTAAAGATTTAGTAAGCGGGAATAATAATATGAATGGTGAGAATAAGGAGCAGAGTGTTGGGAAGACACCTCAAAACTTGTCATCCTCCATGGTACGCAAAAAGTCCGACCCGATTCTTATTACTAATGTTCGATTTCAGATGCTCAGAAACTTTGTAAACAATTTGCAAGAGGTGATCCTTGGCACCAAGCTCGCCGTGCTTTTTCCGGCCATTCCTCTCGCGATTGCAGCAGATTTTTACCACTTCGGAAGA CCTTGGGTTTTCGCTCTGAGTTTGTTGGGACTCACTCCACTTGCTGAACGTGTCAGCTTCCTCACTGA ACAAATTGCATACTTCACTGGTCCAACAG TCGGGGGACTTCTTAATGCAACGTGTGGAAATGCAACAGAGATGATAATAGCAATATTTGCTCTTCATGAGAACAAAATAGATGTTGTCAAGTATTCTTTATTGGGTTCCATTCTCTCAAACCTCCTCCTTGTTCTTGGCACTTCTCTACTCTGTGGAGGCTTAGCCAACATaaagaaagaacaaagatATGATAGA AAACAAGCCGACGTTAATTCACTACTGCTGCTGCTGGGGTTACTATGTCACATGTTGCCACTTTTGTTCAGATATGCCTCTGGAGTTGGCAGTTTCTATGCCACCTCCACTCTCCAGTTGTCAAGAGCAAGCAGCATTTTTATGCTTATTGCCTATGTTGCTTATATCTTCTTCCAGTTGAAAACACACCGCCAAGTGTTTGATTCACAAGAG gaagatgatgaagaggaagagaaaCCAGTGATTGGGTGTTGGAGTGCATTTGGTTGGCTAGTTGGTATGACGATTATCATAGCGCTGTTGTCTGAGTATGTTGTGGGTACAATTGAG GCTGCATCAAACTCTTGGGGCATTTCTGTGACCTTTATCAGCATTATTTTGCTACCAATTGTGGGAAATGCTGCAGAACATGCTGGATCGATCATATTTGCTCTCAAGAACAAACTG GACATATCTTTGGGTGTTTCTTTAGGTTCTGCATCTCAAATCTCCATGTTCGTG GTCCCTTTAAGTGTGATTGTTGCTTGGATAATGGGGATTGAAATGGATCTTGACTTTAGTCTCCTTGAAACTGGTTCTCTTGCTTTCACAATAATTATCACAGCCTTTACATTGCAG GATGGAACCTCACATTATTTGAAAGGAATCATTCTTTTTCTCTGCTACATTATTATTGCAGCTTGCTTCTTTGTTGACAAAACTCCCATGA ATGATTCAAATGGGAGCAAATTGGAAAATGTACTTGAATTATCTTCAAATTATTATGCTGGAGTCTTGTTTGCTTGA